In a genomic window of Zingiber officinale cultivar Zhangliang chromosome 9B, Zo_v1.1, whole genome shotgun sequence:
- the LOC122025209 gene encoding reticulon-like protein B4 yields the protein MAEHGEESLLEKITEHFHGSDSSSSDSGDERSSGPSAVAAAAEAASAKIYRLFGREKPLHTVLGGGKPADVFLWRNRKISASTLGAATAIWVLFELLEYHLLTLVGHVFILSLAIVFLWSNASTFISKSRPNIPEISIPEDPVVSVALSLGHQLNWLLASLREVALGRDLKKFLIVIGGLWLVSIIGNCVNFLTLFYTVFVALYTVPVLYEKYEDKIDAFAEKADAGFKKHYAVVHAKYLSKIPKVPLKDKKHQ from the exons ATGGCGGAGCACGGAGAGGAATCACTTTTGGAGAAGATAACTGAACATTTCCACGGCTCGGACTCGTCGTCCTCCGATTCAGGCGACGAGAGGTCGTCCGGACCGTCTGCTGTTGCGGCCGCTGCCGAGGCCGCCAGCGCGAAGATCTACCGCCTCTTTGGCCGCGAGAAGCCCTTGCACACGGTCCTTGGTGGCGGAAAAC CTGCTGATGTTTTCCTATGGAGGAACAGGAAGATCTCAGCCTCGACGCTCGGAGCGGCGACCGCTATTTGGGTGTTGTTTGAGTTGTTGGAATACCACCTGCTGACTCTGGTGGGTCATGTCTTCATCTTATCCCTGGCCATCGTTTTCCTCTGGTCCAACGCGAGCACTTTCATCAGCAA GTCCCGGCCGAACATTCCTGAGATAAGCATCCCGGAGGATCCAGTTGTGAGCGTGGCTCTTTCACTAGGACATCAACTCAACTGGTTGCTAGCTTCATTGCGGGAAGTTGCATTAGGTCGCGATCTCAAGAAGTTTCTCATT GTTATTGGCGGCTTGTGGCTAGTGTCGATCATTGGCAATTGCGTCAACTTCTTGACCTTGTTCTACACAG TGTTTGTTGCCCTGTACACGGTGCCTGTGCTGTATGAGAAATATGAGGACAAGATCGATGCCTTCGCCGAGAAGGCAGATGCAGGGTTCAAGAAGCACTATGCTGTAGTTCATGCCAAATACTTAAGCAAGATCCCCAAAGTGCCACTGAAGGATAAGAAGCATCAATAA